A single region of the Epinephelus moara isolate mb chromosome 16, YSFRI_EMoa_1.0, whole genome shotgun sequence genome encodes:
- the lamtor5 gene encoding ragulator complex protein LAMTOR5 has translation MESTLEQHLDDTMKNPAVVGVLCTDQQGHNLGCRGSLSDEHGGVVSVLSKQAAALTKDPTDSPTVCLESESGNILVRSHGTITVAVHKIAS, from the exons ATGGAGTCGACCCTTGAACAGCATCTCGACGATAC CATGAAGAATCCAGCAGTTGTCGGTGTGCTCTGCACGGACCAGCAAGGACACAACCTCGGCT GCCGCGGCTCCCTGTCTGATGAACATGGCGGTGTTGTGTCAGTTCTGTCCAAACAAGCTGCAGCTCTCACCAAAGACCCAACAGACAGCCCGACTGTGTGCCTGGAGTCTGAGTCAGG aaacattctGGTGAGGAGTCACGGGACCATCACAGTAGCCGTTCACAAGATCGCATCATGA
- the prok1 gene encoding prokineticin-1: protein MTDWRAGDPVRGAGQTVNSCRPVLRVFRESSSPVAVMGFRAVLLSFLLVSLSWTRGAVITGACERDMQCGFGLCCAVSLWLRGLRMCVPRGVEGDECHPFSHKVPYQGKRQHHTCPCLPDLVCTRYGESKYRCTENFKDLDF from the exons ATGACTGACTGGAGAGCCGGGGATCCAGTGCGAGGTGCAGGACAGACCGTTAACAGCTGTCGTCCAGTGTTGAGGGTGTTCAGAGAGTCCAGTTCTCCTGTTGCTGTCATGGGCTTCAGGGCGGTGCTGCTGTCCTTCCTGCTGGTGTCTCTGAGCTGGACCAGAGGAGCCGTCATCACAGGG GCCTGTGAGAGAGACATGCAGTGTGGGTTTGGTCTTTGCTGTGCTGTCAGTTTATGGCTGCGGGGCCTGAGGATGTGCGTCCCAAGAGGTGTGGAAGGGGATGAATGCCACCCCTTTAGCCATAAG GTGCCATATCAAGGGAAAAGGCAACATCACACCTGCCCCTGTCTCCCCGACTTGGTGTGCACCAGGTACGGTGAAAGCAAGTATAGATGTACTGAAAACTTCAAAGACCTGGACTTTTAA